In Camelina sativa cultivar DH55 chromosome 13, Cs, whole genome shotgun sequence, the genomic window ACAAAAGTTCTAGTCAAATTAGTGGGCTCAGTTGGGCTTTTCCCGAgacttggaagttggaacataccattatgaaaaatataacttCCGGCCAAAGTAACGGTGAGTCCGTGTAattaaattttcagattttacgAAAATGACAAATAGCGTTAAGACTTTTGAATACTCTGATATGTTTGTTTCCCATGAAAAGCCATTTAgatttgtaatttaaaaaacagATTCCTACTTTTATGAAATATTGCTGCCAATATATGTACGTTACATTCATGATATATGTACCATAACATATATCTCACGTGAAATCAACAGATATCAACTACATATTTCGTGGTGCAAGTCGTTAGTTATTACGTTTACCTTAACTACCTCTATGGAATCGTTAATAAAACTGATTTAAGTataaattactttaaaaaatatttacttgcACAATACAAATTCAAGAACTAAAATATGtagtaaaattaataaacaatacactaataaaaaaaaaaaaaaaaaaaaaaaaaaaaaaaaaaaaaaaaaaaaaaaaaaaaaaaaaaaaaaaaaaaaNGCAAAAAGATATGAACCATATATCACAATATAGAATTAAGTAGTCTGAGAATCTGAAAATGATTTAACATTCTAGAAGTTGGTTTTCTTAGAtttatcatatgtttttttgtttactattgtatatatatggatCGATGGGGAACAAGCTAGCACTCATTGTTGTTACCCTCGAACTTCGATTCCTAAAGCTTAAGCATtcgtatattattattattattttcacattaAGAACTATATTCTTCTATCATTGAAATGTGGCATaaagtatttgataaataattgaaCATATATAGCTTACATTGTCGTCATTCTGTGATTAGTTGTATTGGTTTCGGCTGCAATtgagaaaacagaaaatcaaTATCATAGTGAATATTTCATACCGATCGAACAGTAAGTAATGCAAAGAGAAACTTACTTGAGGGTGAGTTAGAGACAAAGAAGCAGGCCGCAATGACAACATAACACAAGAGAAGAGCCAAGCCTTTCATATAGTGCGACGTACCATCCTATTAATAATcgtataataaatatattcataaaactatatattttacacagCCGTAAGAATcaaagtatatatactatatttagTGAGTACAGAAATGAAATTGCACCTGCAGTATTAAGGAAGTAACAATAATGGACAAGGCAAGACAAGTGGTCTCAAGGAGGTTGAAGTTAAGGTCCATTTCTATTCCCATTATCCATGCCACTAACACTGTCACTGGTACCtacattcaaatttgaaattagATTGTTGTAAGGAAAGTGAACCacaatgaaatattttcttagtATTAGTACAAGtttatgaaaaatgaaaaataatatatatcctCCATTGAAGATAACCTATATACCTCATAATTGAGCCAAGTTTGTAAACCCCTAAGAGaagtatttgttaaaaaaaaaaaattgttaaatcgATTTGCCTACCACGAACAAAGCAATTTGCGTTGCAGACCCGAGAGCAATTCCAAGGGTTATATCCTAATAAAGAGGTTTGATGTGAATGTTAATGAACTAATTATATGATGTAATAAATTAGGGGGGAAACGAAGTAAAACATACGAGTTTGTTACGGAAGGCGAAGATGACAGCTCCAGCATGCTCAGCTGCATTACCAACAATTGGTAACAATATGATTCCTATGAATCCCACTGATAATCCCCACGAGTCTGCTGCGTCCTGTCCATTTCatatttactttgttttataaaacttataatgGAATTAATCGAATTTAAGTATTCAAGAAAATACTACATTAATTAACAGACCTGGATAGTGGAGACAAGGTACTCGGAGAGCAAAGCAACGAGAAGTGTCATTATAATAAGCCAAAAAATCGCACTCCACATTCCAATaacggcttcttcttcttcttccttgattcTCACGTCATCGTCATACAcgtgctcttcttcttcttcttcttcttcttcttcttcttcttcttcttcttccctcttttatataattaaccgacgcacacacatatatatagattataagaAGCAGCACAAGATATATGATTCATATTGTGAAGAGTAGTATAAGAGAGAATGTcagtgtgagagagagaacctGAGgaacaggaggaggaggaggaggagagagatgagaagagaagaggtgaAAGATGAGGAAAGCCAAGTAAGCAACGAGCATAACGAAGCTGCTTACTCTGGACAACACAACAACAGCTGATACATCGTCTTCACCTTGCATTGTGAATCTCAATATCATTGGTAGTGTATGACACAAGAGCGCCAGATACAACAACATGCTATTCATTTCTCCCTGTCTCTGTTCTTGTAAACAATTACGAAACATATGCATGATAAGATGATACATATATTTAAGGATCggactaattaattaaattcaaaagagtAAATTTTTGAACGTACTGAGTCGAATGATTGGTGTTTGCGGAGATTAGAGAGACCACCAAGGAAGAGGGAAGTGCCTAAGACGAGGAGAAGATTGGAGAGAATAGAGCCAAGAAGTGAAAGTTTCACTATTCTCATCTTCCTTTGTCCAACCGCTAGAATCGCAATTATCATCTCCGTGGCGTTCCCACAAGTCGCGTTCATTAATCCCCCAACTTCAcacattcattaaaaaaattccaCCATTAATTTTCCCATATATGTAAAACAGTTTCACATTACATTAATTCCAATTTCCTTAGTTTGTTTATTTAGCTTGCATGTCAATAATGTTATCAAATCCagaataatctaaaaaaaaataaaaaatcatttaactTCGGTTTTGTGCTGGATAATCCGGCCGGTTCGATTCAAATGGCAACAAATAATAGTCAACGAAATTTAAATGATCACCTGTTGGACCGGTATGGAAAGCAATTTGCCTgtttaagaattaaaaaataataatatttgtagatAATTAATAACgctattattaattttaaaataaataaaaacgttaTTTagtagaatgaaaaaaaaaaaaaaagaagaataattatTACTCTGTGAGGAAACTGATACGTTCGGCCAAAGGTGTCAATCCCAGCAAGCTCAACGCAAACACCCACgcctgttttttgttttgttggttacATGAATGAAGGGATAATACCTGTTTATTTGTTATGGTTTGtaaaaagttgaaaaacttACACGTGGACATCTATAACGGTGAGCGACAACGGCGAGAGGAACGGCCGGGAAGAGAATGAACAGTTTGGTGCCGAGAAGAACTTCTTGAAGATTCGTCAAGATTAGTCTCACAAATTCCCAACGAACTCTCGAGATCAGCTTCAGATCCGATCTCTTCCTTATCATCGACGACGCAGACACCGTTCTCCGCACACGCCTCGACGTCTCTGCCGTCGGTTTATCACTTCCTCCGCCATTCTCTAACAGAGACAAATTCCGAGACGGTTCCGCACTGATCCAAGACATTTTATTcgttgactctctctctctctggtaaAAAAACCCACCAAAGcacctttttatgtttttccctttgaatctgttttttttttcttttcttttctcaaaatctgattttttttctttttctttttctttctcggttttgtatttatatttgtataaaaattaaaacagaacGCGTGTGAACGAACGTTTCTTTCTAtatcctttttttgttgttgttgacgtctttgtatattatttttacattttttggtcaatgttttTGTGTCTATCATTTATGTCAATAtatcattttataaaaatacaaataagataaagatatacataaatctttataaggttgtcaaaaaaaaaaaaaaaactttataatataggTTTAGATCTTCACAATGTATATCTCTTGTATATTTGGATATATCCAACCAATGTATTCAGAGCCTGACTAATGAAATTGGGGGCctatacaaattaagaaaaagttgcacttttttttggtaaaatgacaatttttctaggtaaaatgacatttttactTTCATAATATCAAAacctacaaaataaaaatatatcatttaataaaaaatcttgtataaaaaacatattcctaaaacttaaaaaaaaaaactaacaaaaacttcaattttttttaaaaagataaccattttttcttgtttctattaaaaattttctttaaatttatatatttttttcattcatatataacccaaaaaaaaaaaaagtgggggCCCCTTCTAAGTGGGGTCCTATTGAAATGTTTCAAAAACATTTGTTCAAATCGGGCTCTGAATGTAGTATAGATACATTACTCATGAATAGAATGATCTCTACGGAGTTTTACCTTTCTATAATGAGAACTactataagaagaagaaatgaatgGCTTCAATCCCGCGCAAGttgcaactatatatataaatgatttggAATTTTTGTGTGTCTCCTTGCACATGTTGGACTCAATTTTTGTGTGACTTGATGAATACTTTTTATAAACTTCCTATGTGTTACTAACGAAATGAAGAGTGTACGTAGGGGATTAATTTACATGCATCGATCCTCATAGA contains:
- the LOC104734153 gene encoding vacuolar cation/proton exchanger 4-like, producing MSWISAEPSRNLSLLENGGGSDKPTAETSRRVRRTVSASSMIRKRSDLKLISRVRWEFVRLILTNLQEVLLGTKLFILFPAVPLAVVAHRYRCPRAWVFALSLLGLTPLAERISFLTEQIAFHTGPTVGGLMNATCGNATEMIIAILAVGQRKMRIVKLSLLGSILSNLLLVLGTSLFLGGLSNLRKHQSFDSRQGEMNSMLLYLALLCHTLPMILRFTMQGEDDVSAVVVLSRVSSFVMLVAYLAFLIFHLFSSHLSPPPPPPVPQREEEEEEEEEEEEEEEEHVYDDDVRIKEEEEEAVIGMWSAIFWLIIMTLLVALLSEYLVSTIQDAADSWGLSVGFIGIILLPIVGNAAEHAGAVIFAFRNKLDITLGIALGSATQIALFVVPVTVLVAWIMGIEMDLNFNLLETTCLALSIIVTSLILQDGTSHYMKGLALLLCYVVIAACFFVSNSPSTETNTTNHRMTTM